TTCTGCTAAGTAGCCAGATCAATTATACGGCTACCTACTTGACTGATCACTTGGAGAGGATTTAGGGGTAAAGAAGGGTCAAATAAGTACCGTGTCTTTCTGACAGAAGAAAAGTTTAAACAGCTTCTAAGTATAGAATACTAACATTCATAAAACTAAATCTCCATAATCTTATAAATATATATAAACAATACTTTAAAATACGAAAGATAATGAAGCTCCAACAAATCCTTAAAATTACCTTTTTGATGTCTTTTTTTTCTTTTTGGGTATATGCTCAAGAAGGCTATCCACCCCCTTGTAATGAAATTAAGGAGGTGAAGCTTGCTACTGATCCAGTCAAAAAGAAAATTCTATTTCAATATATACAAGACTGCCTTCATAATCAATCCTTTAACACAACATATGATAAAGGAATTATTAATCTATATGAATATAAAAATAGTCAGAATCAACTGTGTTGGCTTTTGTTTGCCCAGATCGACGACAGTTATAAGGATAACCCACCTACTCGTTTTTCTGATTTTCAGGGGGAAATAATTTTGATTTACGATGCTGACTCAACAGGACGAGTATTAAAAACATCAGGAGATAAAGCATCTCTAAATCGATGTTTAGAGCAAATTATTGGGGATCGAGTATTCATTCGTCCAACCATAAAAACAAGATGGACAAGTTCTGTGCTGCCGGATAATGAAAAGCGAAAAGAAGGGAATCATAGATGGGTGACTGGGGGCGGAGGAGCAGTTATTATCCGTTTTAATAAAGATGGCAGTTATAAAATCTCTCCTTTGGGGTAGTTCAATTCTTTATCCGAAAAATAAATTCTACAAGTTACCCCATTAGCCAAACGATCATTTCTGTTTAGAAATGATCGTTTGGCTAATGGTCCTTAGCTATGCGCTTTCCCGGAAAGGATAGTTATCTACTAGTTCTGATCACAATGAAATAATTTCAGTAGTACGTATTAGCAAATCACTAAATCACCCTATATTGGCTACTTAACTAAACCCAGTTAGCGCCATGAAAGAAATTCGAATTACACGGGCTTTCCTGAAAAAGCCGTTGAACAGTATAATTTTACTAACAGTAATTTATCTTTTCTTTGAAATTATTTCTTGGTATTTTGGCTATAAACACAAGATTATCCAGGTTGAACGTCTTGGAGGGTGGGTAACCTATACATATTTAGTCCTAAAAGTCATGCTACTCCCAGAGGTTTGTACTGTTTTGATTTTCTTCTATTTGATAAATCGATCCCATCATTTGTTTAATCTACATGCTGTCAATAATACTTTAAAATCTATAATACGATATGAATTATGTTTCTTACCTGTCATCTGTCTATCATTCTTCGTCTTTAATCCAATTACCCAAACCGTACGTTATTTTTCTAGAAGCAGGGCCTATTTATTCTTGGCAAGCGTATTGGGAGGGATACATTATATATACTTATAGTTGGAAAATATACTTTCAATATTTAGTACCTCTCTTATTAATTGGCTATATAGCTATTAACATTTCGCTTCTGAAAGATTATCTTTATCAACAGAAGCAAATAGCGAAACTTAAAGCAACAGAGGCTTTCCAAAGAGGACAAGCTTCGTGGCCCCTTGCAACTTTCAAATCTTATTCCACTGCATCATCTCCTTATTTAACCTCCCTAAAAGGCCGAAATGCACAAGGTGAATTGGACTTTCCAGTCAAAGATGTTTATTTCTTCACCATCGAGGAGCGATTGTATTACGCCGAACTAGCTAAAGGTCGCTACCTTATCAGTAAAACCCTGAATGAACTCGAAGCCGAACTAGACCCTGGCCAGTTTTTCCGGATCAAGCGGGACTACATTGTCAATCGACAGGCAATACAAAGCTATGCTCATTGGGAAAATGGCAAATACATTGTCGGACTCAATACCCCAACAAGTCAGGATATAGTGATTCCACGCATGAGGATGCAGGAGCTTCGTGAGTGGTTGCAGAAAGAAAATAAAGAATTACTTGAAGTAAGATAACCTATCTAACTCACAGATAGTTTTTTACAGATATACCATAGCGGGGTAACTCCCGACAGCTTTTCAGGTTTAGCTTCCGGGCGATATGCGCCTTGTGGTTTACTGCTGTCCGATAGCTAATATTTAATCGTTCAGCAATATCAACGCAGGTATCCCCGTTTGCAATCATACGCAATACTTCGCGTTCGCGGTCGGTCAACCGATTTAGCTCCTCGCGCGTATCGTCGGAAATGACATTAACGCCGAAATTCCGCAACAAATCCATAAAACCGTTGCTATAGTAGCAACCGCCATTACTAACCGTCTGGAAGCAGCGATAGAGTTCATCCAGGCCGTCGGAGGCATAAAGGAAGCCAAAAAAGCCCTTTTGCATAGCATAGGCGATGGTACGCAGATCGGGCTTACGGGTGTATAAAATAAATCGGGTTTGCTGATTGGCGCTTCGGGTTTGCTCTACGATATCCAGACTACCCTGTCCTGAAATTTCTGATTCGACAATAACGCACTTGGGGCGTTTGACGCGAATCTGCTGTAGGGTATCTTCCATCTCGACCGCCCGGCCGACGACATTATACCCTTGTTCCCGTAAAAGCTGACTTAAGACCTCGCAGTTGAATAACTCCGATTGGGCGACGAGAATAGAGAAGTCTCGCCTGCGAATAGCAAAGTTTTTAGTGCCCTCCTGGACACCAGTTGATTGGTTCATGATCGATTACATATATGGGTGCATGAAGGTAACACCAATTCTTCAATAATGGTAACACCATATAAACTAAATAGTCCATTTTCAGACGAAAGTGTCCACTAAAGCTTAATTGTTAACAGTGATTTCACGCATAACCTACCGTGATTTCAGCCGCCTTTAGCCTCATTTCACGCGAAATTCAGGGTGATTTCGCACTTTATGGGTGATTTCATACTCAAAATGGGTGATTTCACGCATGACCATTTGCTTACAGCAAGGGAACAGACATACTTTTGATTCAGTCAATCGCACAAACAGAAATTTTCAAGCAAGGGTGATGAATCAGGAGGAAGCAACAAAATTTTTCGGCTACGAAGCGTCGGCTGAGGAAATTCAAAAACTGGTTATGGAATGGGCAAGCGCAACAGATGCTTTTCATCGTCGGTATGCTAAGCTGAACCAGGTTATTCATTCATTACAGGCTTCGTCCTCGCGCCAATCGACGGTGAGCCGAACTCGTTTGCGAAAGTTGATCGAATTGCGTGAACAAATGAGCGATGTACTCATGACCTTGTTGTTCGATATGGCTCCCATGTCAAAGTCAGGCCGCTCGGCGCTTCCTTCCAAGCCCGGCCAACTGCATACTCATGCAAATCTTTTGCGTGAATTAAATCGTAAAATCGACGCCGAGTTAATCGGTGTAATTGGCGCCATGACGGTCGCCCAGGCATAGCGTTCACCCTCTCCTAATGATAAAGGTAAGCCCTGGTTATAACTTTATAGCCAGGGCTTTTACGCGATAGTACCGCTTAACCGGAAATTACTGTGCCCAGTAGCCCTGAAATCTGCATATCAATGCGCTTGTAGTGCATAAACTCCAGTAGAATCTGATCTGCTTCCTCGGGTGTTTTATTACGAGACTCCCGCATTAACTGTTGTAACTCGCCCATTCGTTTCTCAGCCATCATTTTCTTGATTCGAAGAATATTTCGATAGGCAGCGTCAGCCAAAATGCCTATTTCCTCCTCCGAGGGCACAAAAATCTCATGTTTTAACCACCCCTCACTAATTTCATACCGTGGGGTCGTTAGATGGATAGCGCGGTTCTGTAAATCAGTCTCATCCGTTATCTTGCGATTAAGGAAGTCATTGGCGGTTAAGATCTCCCCTCGACTATAGGCTTCCCGAAACAGTGCCAGCATTAGATTATAAGGAGCTGTCTGAAACTCTATTTCATGAAGTTCATCAAGCATATACTGGCAAAGTGAAATGCCAGGCTCCAACTCCCGAGCCCCATAATTCATCAACAACCGAATACATTCTTCCTCCTGATACGATATGGGTGTTCTAACGGCTTTTGAAAAATTAGCCGATGGAGCCGATTCAGGCGGAGCTGTCTCAACAAAACCAGCCATTTCGGGAGCTTCTTCGCTAAATCCATCCAATAACGCATTGATGTCATCCACCGAAGGCTCACTTGCAGTTAAAGTATTACTTGAATTAGCAGATGGTTTATTCGATGAGCTACGCTGCTGTTGTCGTTCGTGATCTTTCTTATGCTGTTCCTGCTGCTTTCTCAGTAATCGGTTTATTTCGGAGATAACCGACTGTTCGCTTACATGGAAAACCTGCGCCACACGTTGCGAAAGTGTTTGCCGTTTGAGCGGATCTGGAATTTTAGTGATACTTGCGCATACATCTGAAATCCCTTCGGCTCGCTTCAGTGGATTATCGCCCGCTTCCGTTAACCAGCGACTCGCTTTAAAATCGATAAAATCCTGCGAGTGAGTTTGAATGTATGCCTTGAACGCTTCTGCACCGACTTTGTGCACATAGCTATCCGGGTCTTCGCCATCGGGTAATAGCAGCAGTCTGAGGTTGAGGCCTTCTTCCAGCACCATATCAAGCCCGCGCAGAGCCGCTTTAATACCGGCGGCATCGCCATCATACAGAATCGTTACGTTCGGCGTAAAACGGGCAATTAGTCGGATTTGCTCCGTAGTGAGCGACGTACCAGAGGAGGCAACAACATTTTTAATTCCGGCCTGATACAGCGAGATTACGTCTGTATAACCCTCTGTCAGATAACAGACATCTTCCTGTCGAATAGTTTGTTTGGCCTGATAGATACCATACAATACCTGACTTTTATGATAAACAGCTGTTTCGGGCGAGTTGAGGTACTTTGGTTGATTCTTATCCGTTTTCAGGATTCGGGCACCAAACGCAATGACACGCCCCGATACGTTATGAATCGGAAACATGACTCTTCCCCGAAAGCGATCAAATATCTTACGATCTTTACCAACAGTCCCTTCTTTACTCAAAATGAGCCCAGCCTTTTCGAGTAAATCTAGGCTATACCCTCGTCGCTGCCCCTCCTGCAACAGTACATCCCACTGGTCGAGCGTATAGCCTAACTCAAAGGCTTCGATGGTAGGGTTAGAAAAGCCCCGCTCACGAAAGTAACTGAGCCCTATGCTCTTCCCTTCGTCGGAATTAAGAAGTGTTTCCTGAAAAAATGTCTTGGCAAAGTTGAGGACGATCAGGAGACTTTCACGCTCATTCTGGCGCAGTAAGTCTTCGGGCGTTTGCTCCTGCTCTTCGATTTCAATGCCATACTTTTTAGCCAGATAACGAAGGGCCTCACCATAGCCAATATTTTCAATGTCCATTACAAACCGAACCGCATCGCCAGCCTTTCCGCAACCAAAGCATTTGTAGATCTGTCGGCTAGGGTTTACGTTAAACGACGGCGTTTTCTCATTATGAAAAGGGCAGCAGGCGATATAATTGCTCCCGCGCTTCTTCAGGGAAACAAAGTCGTTGATTACTTCCAGAATATCGACAGACTGGCGAATTCGTTCTACTGTTTCTTCGGGAATGCGCATTGAGTAGGCTTGGTTTTTATCAGTATATCAAATGTACAACGAAACTGGAGTTCGTTCACTTTCGATTTCCAAATACTACTCCCTTGATCGGCAGGCAAGTTTGGCAATGTTTTTGTAAGTATCCTGATTGATAATTAAATGACTAGTTGATGTAAGGACACCTTTACTCCGTCAATCCCATGAACACAGGTCTCCGTTCGAAATGTTACAAATCTTCGACCCGATCGATCAGACGTAGCTATCAGAATATTCTAACAATAGTACTGTTAATCGCTTTATTGCAGGCCTGCCGGAAACAACCTACCGACGACGTACAACCAACGATAGGAGCGGGAAAACCTGCAACCGAATATAAGAATGATGTAGCCACAGCCTGGGCTGCTTTGCAGTTGAAATTAACCAAAACGACGGCTGGCTTTACGCCCCCGGTTGCTTCACGTGCATACGGTTATGCTGGCGTTACCATGTATGAAGCGGTTGTACCGGGTATTGCTACCCGAAAATCGTTAGTAGGCCAACTCCAGGGGCTTACAGCACTACCACAGGTTGAGTCAGGAAAAACCTATAACTGGGCCTTAAGTGCCAATGCCGCCGAAGCGGCCATCCTACGTAGCTTATACCCTACTACCAGTGCCGCCAATAAAGCCCTGATTGATTCCCTGGAAACCGTCAACCTGAATGCGAACAAGGATACGGATGAGGCTGTTAATCAACGATCGATCGAGTTTGGAAAGAAAATTGCCGATGCCATTTTTGACTGGTCGAAAACGGATGGTGGCCACGAAGGATACACCCGCAATTTTCCGGCAAGCTATGTGGTGCCAACCGGGCCAGGTCTGTGGCAACCTACCGAGAACGGACAGAAGATTCCAATGCAACCCTATTGGGGTCAGGTTCGGACGTTTGTGAAGGCCAACAACGCCTTACCTATGCCCAAACCACTCGCTTACTCGACAGACGTTAAGTCAGCTATATTCGGACAGTATATGGATGTCTATAAGAAATCGCAGACTTTAACTCAGACAGAAAAAGAAATAGCTGTCTGGTGGGCCGATAATCCGGCCGAAACCTTCACCCCTCCCGGACACTCGTACAGCATTGCCCGCATTGCCGTAACTACAGCAAAAGCAGACCTGGGGAAAGCAGCCGAAACTTTTGCCCGAACAGGAATTTCAGTAGCCGATGCATTTATCTTGTGCTGGCGCTGCAAATACATCTACAATAATTTACGTCCCTATACCTACGTACGCCTTACAATTGACCCTAAATGGATTCCTTTCTGGCCTGCACCACCTTTTCCGGGTTATCCTTCAGGCCATGCAACTCAATCATCGGCTTCGGCTACTGTACTAACTGCCCTTTATGGAGATAACTTTGCCTTTACGGATGATTCGCACGTAGGAAGAGTGAAAGATGCTCAGCGAAATGTTGATTTTAAAGCGCGATCCTTTACTTCATTTGTACAGGCCGCTCAGGAATCGGCCGATTCGCGCTTCTATGGCAACATTCACACGCATCAGGATAAC
This window of the Spirosoma aerolatum genome carries:
- a CDS encoding LytTR family DNA-binding domain-containing protein, yielding MNYVSYLSSVYHSSSLIQLPKPYVIFLEAGPIYSWQAYWEGYIIYTYSWKIYFQYLVPLLLIGYIAINISLLKDYLYQQKQIAKLKATEAFQRGQASWPLATFKSYSTASSPYLTSLKGRNAQGELDFPVKDVYFFTIEERLYYAELAKGRYLISKTLNELEAELDPGQFFRIKRDYIVNRQAIQSYAHWENGKYIVGLNTPTSQDIVIPRMRMQELREWLQKENKELLEVR
- a CDS encoding helix-turn-helix transcriptional regulator, producing the protein MNQSTGVQEGTKNFAIRRRDFSILVAQSELFNCEVLSQLLREQGYNVVGRAVEMEDTLQQIRVKRPKCVIVESEISGQGSLDIVEQTRSANQQTRFILYTRKPDLRTIAYAMQKGFFGFLYASDGLDELYRCFQTVSNGGCYYSNGFMDLLRNFGVNVISDDTREELNRLTDREREVLRMIANGDTCVDIAERLNISYRTAVNHKAHIARKLNLKSCRELPRYGISVKNYL
- the dnaG gene encoding DNA primase, whose product is MRIPEETVERIRQSVDILEVINDFVSLKKRGSNYIACCPFHNEKTPSFNVNPSRQIYKCFGCGKAGDAVRFVMDIENIGYGEALRYLAKKYGIEIEEQEQTPEDLLRQNERESLLIVLNFAKTFFQETLLNSDEGKSIGLSYFRERGFSNPTIEAFELGYTLDQWDVLLQEGQRRGYSLDLLEKAGLILSKEGTVGKDRKIFDRFRGRVMFPIHNVSGRVIAFGARILKTDKNQPKYLNSPETAVYHKSQVLYGIYQAKQTIRQEDVCYLTEGYTDVISLYQAGIKNVVASSGTSLTTEQIRLIARFTPNVTILYDGDAAGIKAALRGLDMVLEEGLNLRLLLLPDGEDPDSYVHKVGAEAFKAYIQTHSQDFIDFKASRWLTEAGDNPLKRAEGISDVCASITKIPDPLKRQTLSQRVAQVFHVSEQSVISEINRLLRKQQEQHKKDHERQQQRSSSNKPSANSSNTLTASEPSVDDINALLDGFSEEAPEMAGFVETAPPESAPSANFSKAVRTPISYQEEECIRLLMNYGARELEPGISLCQYMLDELHEIEFQTAPYNLMLALFREAYSRGEILTANDFLNRKITDETDLQNRAIHLTTPRYEISEGWLKHEIFVPSEEEIGILADAAYRNILRIKKMMAEKRMGELQQLMRESRNKTPEEADQILLEFMHYKRIDMQISGLLGTVISG
- a CDS encoding vanadium-dependent haloperoxidase; translated protein: MNTGLRSKCYKSSTRSIRRSYQNILTIVLLIALLQACRKQPTDDVQPTIGAGKPATEYKNDVATAWAALQLKLTKTTAGFTPPVASRAYGYAGVTMYEAVVPGIATRKSLVGQLQGLTALPQVESGKTYNWALSANAAEAAILRSLYPTTSAANKALIDSLETVNLNANKDTDEAVNQRSIEFGKKIADAIFDWSKTDGGHEGYTRNFPASYVVPTGPGLWQPTENGQKIPMQPYWGQVRTFVKANNALPMPKPLAYSTDVKSAIFGQYMDVYKKSQTLTQTEKEIAVWWADNPAETFTPPGHSYSIARIAVTTAKADLGKAAETFARTGISVADAFILCWRCKYIYNNLRPYTYVRLTIDPKWIPFWPAPPFPGYPSGHATQSSASATVLTALYGDNFAFTDDSHVGRVKDAQRNVDFKARSFTSFVQAAQESADSRFYGNIHTHQDNETGLTEGKKIGANVNALAWAKSKS